A genomic segment from Bacillus cereus G9842 encodes:
- the deoC gene encoding deoxyribose-phosphate aldolase, whose product MNIAKLIDHTILKANTTKEDVMKVIEEAKEYKFASVCINPTWVKLAADELAGHDVDVCTVIGFPLGASTTETKAFETKDAIAKGATEVDMVINVGALKDGDNELVEKDIYEVVQAAKGKALVKVIIETCLLTDEEKVRACELSVKAGADFVKTSTGFSTGGATAEDIALMRKTVGPNVGVKASGGVRTREDADKMVAAGASRVGASASVAIVLNDAKGATDNY is encoded by the coding sequence ATGAACATTGCAAAGTTAATTGACCATACAATTTTAAAAGCTAATACTACTAAAGAAGATGTTATGAAAGTAATCGAAGAAGCAAAGGAATATAAATTCGCTTCTGTTTGTATTAACCCAACATGGGTAAAATTAGCGGCTGATGAACTAGCTGGACATGATGTAGACGTTTGTACTGTAATCGGTTTCCCATTAGGAGCAAGCACTACTGAAACAAAAGCATTTGAAACAAAAGATGCTATCGCAAAAGGTGCAACTGAAGTTGATATGGTAATCAACGTAGGCGCTTTAAAAGATGGCGACAACGAACTTGTTGAAAAAGATATTTATGAAGTAGTACAAGCAGCAAAAGGAAAAGCTCTTGTAAAAGTAATCATTGAAACTTGTCTATTAACAGATGAAGAAAAAGTACGCGCTTGTGAATTATCAGTAAAAGCTGGTGCTGACTTCGTAAAAACTTCAACTGGATTCTCAACTGGCGGAGCAACTGCTGAAGATATCGCATTAATGCGTAAAACAGTAGGACCAAACGTTGGTGTAAAAGCATCTGGCGGTGTTCGTACACGTGAAGATGCAGATAAAATGGTAGCTGCTGGAGCTTCTCGCGTTGGAGCAAGTGCTAGTGTTGCAATCGTATTAAATGATGCAAAAGGTGCTACAGATAACTACTAA
- the nheC gene encoding non-hemolytic enterotoxin NHE subunit C has translation MQKRFYKKCLLAVMIAGVATSNVSPLHPFAAEQNVKVLQENVKNYSLGPAGFQDVMAQTTSSIFAMDSYAKLIQNQQETDLSKISSINSEFKGNMIQHQRDAKINAAYWLNNMKPQIMKTDQNIINYNNTFQSYYNDMLIAIDQKDSGKLKADLEKLYADIVKNQNEVDGLLGNLKSFRDRMAKDTNSFKEDTNQLTAILASTNAGIPALEQQINTYNDSIKKSNDMVIAGGVLCVALITCLAGGPMIAVAKKDIANAEREIANLKDRISGAQAEIVILTDVKNKTTNMTETIDAAITALQNISNQWYTVGAKYNNLLQNVKGISPEEFTFIKEDLHTAKDSWKDVKDYTEKLHEGVAK, from the coding sequence ATGCAGAAAAGATTTTATAAAAAATGTCTTTTAGCGGTAATGATTGCTGGGGTGGCAACGAGTAACGTATCTCCTTTACATCCTTTTGCAGCAGAACAAAATGTAAAGGTACTACAAGAAAATGTGAAAAACTATTCTCTTGGACCAGCTGGATTCCAAGATGTAATGGCACAAACGACATCGAGTATATTTGCAATGGATTCATATGCAAAATTAATTCAAAATCAACAAGAGACGGATTTAAGTAAAATAAGTTCGATTAATAGTGAATTTAAAGGGAATATGATTCAGCATCAAAGAGATGCAAAAATTAATGCAGCATATTGGTTAAATAATATGAAGCCTCAAATTATGAAAACGGATCAAAATATTATAAATTACAATAATACTTTTCAATCGTATTATAACGACATGTTAATAGCGATTGATCAAAAGGATAGCGGAAAATTAAAAGCGGATTTAGAAAAGTTGTATGCGGATATTGTAAAGAATCAAAATGAGGTAGATGGATTATTAGGAAATTTGAAAAGTTTTCGCGATAGAATGGCGAAAGATACAAATAGTTTCAAAGAGGATACAAATCAGTTAACAGCGATATTGGCAAGTACGAATGCTGGTATTCCAGCTCTAGAGCAACAAATAAATACATATAACGATTCGATTAAAAAGAGTAATGATATGGTCATTGCTGGTGGCGTACTTTGCGTAGCGCTAATAACATGTCTTGCTGGCGGGCCGATGATTGCGGTTGCAAAAAAAGATATCGCAAATGCAGAAAGAGAGATAGCTAATTTAAAAGATAGAATTTCAGGAGCACAAGCAGAAATCGTAATTTTGACTGATGTAAAAAATAAAACAACAAACATGACGGAAACAATTGATGCAGCAATTACAGCACTACAAAACATATCAAACCAATGGTATACAGTAGGTGCAAAATATAATAATTTACTACAAAACGTAAAAGGAATTAGTCCGGAAGAGTTTACGTTTATAAAAGAAGATTTACATACAGCGAAAGATAGCTGGAAAGATGTAAAGGATTATACAGAAAAATTACATGAAGGTGTGGCAAAGTAA
- a CDS encoding heavy metal-binding domain-containing protein, with protein MIVTTTSGIQGKEIIEYIDIVNGEAIMGANIVRDVFASVRDVVGGRVGAYESKLKDARDIAMGEMKELAKEKGANAIVGIDVDYEVVRDGMLMVAVSGTAVRI; from the coding sequence ATGATTGTAACAACAACTTCTGGAATTCAAGGTAAAGAGATTATTGAGTATATTGATATTGTAAATGGTGAAGCTATTATGGGTGCAAATATTGTCCGCGATGTATTCGCTTCCGTTCGTGATGTTGTCGGTGGCCGTGTTGGTGCTTATGAAAGTAAGCTAAAAGACGCTCGTGATATTGCAATGGGCGAAATGAAAGAACTTGCAAAAGAAAAAGGTGCGAACGCTATCGTTGGTATTGACGTAGATTACGAAGTTGTTCGTGATGGAATGTTAATGGTTGCTGTCAGTGGTACAGCTGTACGTATATAA
- a CDS encoding TetR/AcrR family transcriptional regulator — protein sequence MKKDLSALKEARFNAILDSATILLVENPTASMNEIAEYAGIGIATLHRYVESREKLMLFLGHRAIQLVSDTVNQIPLDEERSENYIPELIEALIPLGDKIYFLGHDASVFNNKELGKAEEKLREPLRRVIELLQQRGYFQQTVSSEWILNTLYALLFHTWEQVHEGNVAKKSAAELVLNTFYYGFKAKDDLRGK from the coding sequence ATGAAGAAAGACTTGTCAGCGTTGAAGGAAGCGAGATTTAATGCAATTCTTGATTCGGCTACTATATTGCTTGTTGAAAATCCTACTGCTTCGATGAATGAAATTGCGGAATATGCGGGAATTGGAATTGCTACACTCCATCGCTACGTCGAAAGCAGGGAGAAATTGATGCTGTTCTTAGGCCATCGGGCTATACAACTGGTAAGTGATACTGTAAACCAGATTCCACTGGATGAGGAAAGAAGCGAAAACTATATCCCGGAACTCATTGAAGCGTTAATCCCTTTAGGTGACAAAATCTATTTTCTAGGTCATGATGCATCTGTATTTAACAACAAAGAATTAGGTAAAGCAGAAGAGAAGCTGAGGGAACCCTTACGACGCGTTATTGAGCTGTTACAACAAAGAGGTTATTTTCAGCAAACGGTTAGCAGCGAATGGATTTTGAATACGCTTTATGCTCTGCTTTTCCATACTTGGGAACAGGTACATGAAGGAAATGTGGCTAAAAAATCTGCTGCAGAGCTTGTTTTAAATACATTTTATTATGGTTTTAAAGCTAAGGATGATTTGAGAGGTAAGTGA
- a CDS encoding aminopeptidase, producing MTFEEKLQAYAELTVKIGVNIQPGQYLLVNTSVDALDFARIVVKEAYKAGAGRVHVNFSDEEMERAYFDYASDEEFNRFPEWIVKMNDELIECKGALLMIDATDPDKFTGISSNRLATYQKVAGAALSNNRNAVMKDSVAWSMVAVPSPKWASKVFPDLAAEDQVPALWEAIFKAVRIGEGSAIEKWREHVKNLESRAVLLNNKKYIKLHYTAPGTDLTIALAPQHKWITGGGKTPDDTIFMANMPTEEVYTLPMKQGVNGYVSNTKPLVYQGNIIDGFKLTFEEGKIVKAEAQVGHDLLQELINVDEGSCYLGEIALVPNESPISASGILYFNTLFDENASNHLAIGKAYPTCLEDGRDLENDQLETLGANISVTHEDFMIGSSEMDIDGILPDGTVEPIFRKGSWAF from the coding sequence ATGACTTTTGAAGAAAAATTACAAGCATATGCAGAACTTACGGTGAAAATCGGTGTGAATATTCAACCAGGGCAATACTTATTAGTCAATACATCAGTGGATGCATTGGATTTCGCCCGTATAGTTGTGAAAGAGGCTTATAAGGCTGGGGCAGGGCGTGTTCATGTTAATTTCTCGGATGAAGAAATGGAACGTGCTTACTTTGATTATGCCTCAGATGAAGAATTTAATCGCTTCCCAGAGTGGATAGTCAAAATGAATGATGAGCTGATCGAATGTAAAGGAGCATTATTAATGATAGATGCTACAGATCCTGATAAATTTACAGGTATTTCATCTAATCGTCTAGCTACCTATCAAAAGGTAGCAGGAGCTGCTCTGAGCAACAATCGCAACGCCGTAATGAAGGATTCAGTAGCTTGGTCTATGGTAGCAGTTCCTTCACCAAAGTGGGCATCGAAGGTGTTCCCGGATTTAGCAGCTGAGGATCAAGTACCAGCATTATGGGAGGCTATTTTTAAAGCTGTTCGTATTGGTGAAGGCAGTGCTATTGAAAAATGGCGTGAACATGTAAAAAATTTAGAATCTCGTGCGGTCCTACTGAACAATAAAAAATATATAAAGCTTCACTATACAGCGCCAGGTACTGATTTAACAATTGCATTAGCACCACAGCATAAATGGATTACTGGAGGTGGTAAAACTCCTGATGATACTATCTTTATGGCTAATATGCCGACCGAAGAGGTTTATACGTTACCGATGAAACAAGGTGTAAATGGCTATGTAAGCAATACAAAACCATTAGTTTATCAAGGGAATATTATCGACGGCTTTAAACTGACATTTGAAGAAGGAAAAATTGTTAAAGCTGAAGCACAGGTAGGACATGATTTATTACAGGAGCTTATTAATGTGGATGAAGGCTCGTGCTATTTAGGTGAGATAGCACTTGTACCAAATGAATCACCAATTTCAGCATCGGGAATTTTATATTTTAATACATTGTTTGATGAAAATGCATCGAACCATTTAGCGATTGGTAAAGCTTATCCAACTTGCTTAGAGGATGGAAGAGATTTAGAAAACGATCAGCTTGAAACGTTAGGTGCAAATATTTCAGTAACACATGAGGATTTTATGATTGGCAGCAGTGAGATGGACATCGACGGTATTCTACCAGATGGAACTGTAGAACCAATTTTCCGTAAAGGTAGCTGGGCATTTTAA
- a CDS encoding CPBP family intramembrane glutamic endopeptidase, giving the protein MNFIKMNKKEIIMLIIFTMFVPFQIGLYILFGISLLANVNLVESEFVLSAIGFTVPAIVGIIFFRKEIIESFTYFKEKTILKIVSIPMVVLFTVIVEQCVMRFLATGQPENQEQLLETGAEVPLVFTLLVFGILGPILEEIVFRHILINRFSYHIGTAIASIISIMIFTLLHTNQLSDIAIYLPGSLILTAAYLISKRSIAYVIAIHMLNNCLGFIL; this is encoded by the coding sequence GTGAACTTTATAAAAATGAATAAAAAAGAAATCATTATGCTCATAATCTTTACAATGTTTGTACCATTTCAAATTGGCTTGTACATATTATTTGGCATATCACTTTTAGCTAATGTCAATTTAGTTGAATCAGAATTTGTTCTTAGTGCCATCGGTTTTACTGTACCTGCTATTGTAGGAATCATTTTCTTTAGGAAAGAAATTATTGAAAGTTTTACTTATTTTAAAGAGAAGACAATTTTGAAAATAGTAAGTATTCCTATGGTAGTTTTATTTACGGTAATTGTGGAACAGTGTGTTATGCGTTTTCTAGCAACTGGTCAACCAGAGAACCAAGAGCAGCTCCTTGAAACGGGTGCGGAGGTACCTCTTGTATTTACATTGCTTGTATTTGGTATTCTGGGTCCAATACTTGAAGAAATTGTGTTTCGTCACATATTAATAAATCGTTTTTCTTACCATATTGGTACTGCTATTGCATCTATCATTTCGATTATGATTTTTACACTTCTTCATACGAACCAACTTTCGGATATTGCTATTTATTTACCTGGATCGTTGATACTTACTGCGGCTTATCTTATTTCTAAAAGATCCATTGCATATGTTATAGCGATACACATGTTAAACAATTGCCTTGGTTTCATTCTGTAA
- a CDS encoding sugar-binding transcriptional regulator: MEKDKQQLSVEVARLYYQSDYSQQEIANKLNISRPTISRLLKYAKEKGFVQISIADPFADLDNVGNLLKEKYNLLEAHVVFSPVPEYATITEYISKYAAEYMEKTVKNGDIVGVSWGMTMYEIARKIVPQHVKGIEVVQLKGGISHSSVNTYANETIALFADAFQTTPRNLPLPVIFDNAVTKELVEQDRHIHHIIEMGKQANIAIFTVGTVRDEALLFRLGYFDKEETSLLKKQSVGDICSRFFDGDGNISSEEINKRTIGIELEELKLKKRSILVAGGNRKIKAIDGALRGGYANVLIIDQHTAKELLHYQKD, encoded by the coding sequence ATGGAAAAAGATAAACAACAATTAAGCGTTGAAGTTGCAAGATTATATTATCAATCAGATTATAGTCAGCAAGAAATTGCTAACAAATTAAATATTTCAAGACCGACGATTTCTAGATTGTTAAAGTACGCGAAAGAAAAAGGGTTTGTTCAAATTAGCATCGCCGATCCATTTGCGGATTTAGATAACGTTGGGAATTTACTAAAAGAAAAGTACAACTTGTTAGAGGCACATGTTGTGTTTTCTCCAGTGCCAGAATATGCAACGATTACAGAGTATATTAGTAAATATGCAGCTGAGTATATGGAAAAGACGGTTAAAAATGGTGATATCGTTGGTGTAAGCTGGGGAATGACAATGTATGAAATCGCTAGAAAAATCGTACCGCAACATGTAAAAGGGATAGAGGTTGTCCAGCTAAAAGGTGGCATTAGTCACTCGAGTGTAAATACATATGCGAATGAGACGATAGCTTTATTTGCAGATGCTTTTCAAACGACGCCAAGAAATCTACCTCTTCCAGTTATATTTGATAATGCAGTGACAAAAGAATTAGTAGAGCAGGATCGACATATTCATCACATTATCGAAATGGGGAAGCAAGCGAATATTGCAATTTTTACTGTAGGAACAGTGCGAGATGAAGCGCTATTATTCCGATTAGGTTATTTCGATAAGGAGGAAACAAGTTTACTCAAAAAACAATCGGTCGGTGACATTTGTTCACGTTTCTTTGATGGAGACGGAAATATTAGTAGTGAAGAAATTAATAAGCGGACCATTGGAATTGAGTTAGAGGAACTGAAATTAAAGAAACGCTCTATTTTAGTTGCAGGTGGTAATAGAAAAATAAAAGCAATTGATGGTGCGTTACGTGGCGGGTATGCAAATGTATTAATTATCGATCAGCATACAGCAAAAGAATTGTTACATTATCAAAAAGATTAG
- a CDS encoding NupC/NupG family nucleoside CNT transporter, whose product MKYLIGVFGLVLILGIAWLASNDRKKVKYRPIITMVILQFILGFLLLNTSIGNILISGIADGFGELLKYAADGVNFVFGGLVNQKEFSFFLSVLMPIVFISALIGILQHIKVLPIIVKSIGLALSKVNGMGKLESYNAVASAILGQSEVFISVKKQLGLLPEKRMYTLCASAMSTVSMSIVGSYMVLLKPQYVVTALVLNLFGGFIIASIINPYEVTEEEDMLEVQEEEKKTFFEVLGEYIIDGFKVAITVAAMLVGFVALIAFINAVFKGVIGISFQEILGYAFAPFAFIMGVPWHEAVNAGNIMATKLVSNEFVAMTDLAQGNFNFSDRTTAIISVFLVSFANFSSIGIIAGAVKSLNEKQGNVVARFGLKLLFGATLVSFLSATIVGLLF is encoded by the coding sequence ATGAAATACTTAATCGGTGTTTTTGGCCTCGTATTGATTTTAGGTATCGCTTGGCTTGCTAGTAATGATAGAAAGAAAGTCAAATATCGTCCAATCATAACGATGGTTATATTACAATTCATTTTGGGGTTTCTATTATTAAATACAAGTATAGGGAATATATTAATTAGCGGAATAGCAGATGGTTTTGGAGAGTTATTAAAATATGCCGCTGACGGTGTGAATTTCGTATTTGGTGGATTAGTAAATCAAAAAGAGTTTTCGTTCTTTTTAAGTGTATTAATGCCAATCGTATTTATATCAGCTTTAATCGGTATTTTGCAACATATTAAAGTATTACCTATTATTGTGAAATCTATCGGTCTAGCATTAAGTAAAGTAAATGGAATGGGGAAACTAGAATCATATAATGCTGTTGCTTCTGCGATTTTAGGACAATCTGAAGTATTTATATCAGTTAAGAAACAACTAGGGTTATTGCCAGAGAAAAGAATGTATACATTATGTGCATCGGCAATGTCTACAGTTTCTATGTCTATCGTTGGATCATATATGGTGTTATTAAAACCACAATATGTTGTAACCGCTTTAGTGCTTAACTTATTCGGTGGCTTCATCATCGCTTCTATCATTAACCCGTATGAAGTTACTGAGGAAGAAGATATGTTAGAAGTACAAGAAGAAGAGAAAAAGACCTTCTTTGAAGTATTAGGGGAATACATTATTGATGGATTTAAAGTTGCGATTACAGTAGCAGCTATGTTAGTCGGTTTCGTTGCTCTTATCGCATTCATTAATGCAGTATTTAAAGGTGTAATCGGTATTTCATTCCAAGAAATTCTTGGTTATGCATTTGCACCATTTGCATTTATTATGGGTGTACCTTGGCATGAAGCAGTTAATGCCGGAAATATTATGGCAACAAAATTAGTATCAAATGAATTTGTCGCAATGACAGATTTAGCACAAGGAAACTTTAATTTCTCAGATAGAACGACAGCAATTATATCTGTATTCTTAGTTTCATTTGCAAACTTCTCTTCAATTGGAATTATTGCAGGTGCAGTTAAGAGCTTAAATGAAAAGCAAGGGAATGTAGTCGCAAGATTTGGTTTGAAATTACTATTCGGTGCAACGTTAGTAAGTTTCTTATCAGCAACAATCGTTGGCTTATTATTTTAA
- a CDS encoding TetR/AcrR family transcriptional regulator gives MTKVDKVKEKIIETSLYLFNTNGITRTSIQDIMTATELPKGSIYRRFKSKEEIVLAAYDKSGEIMWSHFHKAMENKKTAIDKILAIFLVYQDAANNPPIAGGCPLLNSAIESTGVFPELQKAAAKGYDDTVMLMASLIKEGIEKQELKEDIEVISLASFLASSMEGAIMASRVSNDNIHHHYFIEQIKHHLFTYSK, from the coding sequence ATGACTAAAGTTGATAAGGTTAAAGAAAAAATTATTGAAACATCTTTATATTTATTTAATACTAATGGGATAACTCGCACATCCATCCAGGATATAATGACAGCTACTGAACTACCTAAAGGATCTATTTATCGTAGATTCAAAAGTAAAGAAGAAATTGTCCTTGCTGCCTACGACAAAAGTGGTGAGATTATGTGGAGTCATTTTCATAAAGCAATGGAAAATAAAAAGACAGCAATCGATAAAATCCTTGCAATTTTCCTTGTATATCAAGATGCAGCTAATAATCCTCCTATTGCTGGAGGCTGTCCATTACTTAATAGCGCAATTGAAAGTACTGGAGTATTTCCAGAATTACAAAAAGCAGCAGCAAAAGGTTATGATGATACAGTAATGTTAATGGCTTCTCTCATAAAAGAAGGAATAGAGAAACAAGAACTTAAAGAAGATATAGAGGTTATATCACTTGCTTCCTTTCTTGCATCTTCAATGGAGGGGGCTATTATGGCAAGTCGAGTATCTAACGATAATATACACCATCATTATTTTATTGAACAAATAAAACATCATCTTTTCACTTATTCTAAATAA
- the nheB gene encoding non-hemolytic enterotoxin NHE subunit B — MTKKPYKVMALSALMAVFAAGNIMPAHTYAAESTVKQAPVHAVAKAYNDYEEYSLGPEGLKDAMERTGSNALVMDLYALTIIKQGNVNFGNVSSVDAALKGKVIQHQDTARGNAKQWLDVLKPQLISTNQNIINYNTKFQNYYDTLVAAVDAKDKATLTKGLTRLSSSINENKAQVDQLVEDLKKFRNKMTSDTQNFKGDANQITSILASQDAGIPLLQNQITTYNEAISKYNAIIIGSSVATALGPIAIIGGAVVIATGAGTPLGVALIAGGAAAVGGGTAGIVLAKKELDNAQAEIQKITGQVTTAQLEVAGLTNIKTQTEYLTNTIDTAITALQNISNQWYTMGSKYNSLLQNVDSISPNDLVFIKEDLNIAKDSWKNIKDYAEKIYAEDIKVVDTKKA, encoded by the coding sequence ATGACAAAAAAACCTTATAAAGTAATGGCTCTATCAGCACTTATGGCAGTATTTGCAGCAGGAAATATTATGCCGGCTCATACGTATGCAGCTGAAAGTACAGTGAAACAAGCTCCAGTTCATGCGGTAGCAAAAGCTTATAATGACTATGAAGAATATTCATTAGGACCAGAAGGCCTAAAAGATGCAATGGAAAGAACAGGTTCAAATGCTTTAGTAATGGATCTGTACGCTTTAACAATTATTAAACAAGGTAATGTTAACTTTGGAAATGTATCGTCTGTTGATGCGGCTTTAAAAGGGAAAGTAATTCAGCACCAAGATACAGCTAGAGGAAATGCGAAGCAATGGTTAGATGTATTAAAACCACAGCTTATTTCAACGAATCAAAATATCATTAACTACAATACGAAATTCCAAAACTATTATGATACTTTAGTTGCTGCAGTTGATGCAAAGGATAAAGCGACTCTTACGAAAGGCTTAACTAGATTATCAAGTAGTATTAATGAAAATAAAGCACAAGTGGATCAGTTAGTAGAAGACTTGAAGAAATTCCGAAATAAAATGACTTCGGATACGCAAAACTTCAAGGGTGATGCAAATCAAATTACATCTATATTAGCTAGTCAAGATGCAGGAATTCCGCTATTACAAAATCAAATTACAACGTACAATGAAGCAATTAGTAAATATAATGCAATTATTATCGGTTCATCTGTTGCGACAGCTCTAGGACCAATTGCAATTATCGGTGGTGCAGTAGTTATTGCTACGGGCGCAGGAACACCGCTAGGAGTAGCATTAATTGCAGGTGGTGCAGCAGCTGTAGGCGGTGGTACAGCTGGAATCGTATTAGCGAAGAAAGAGCTTGATAATGCACAAGCAGAAATTCAAAAGATAACAGGACAAGTTACAACTGCGCAATTAGAAGTAGCTGGATTAACGAACATTAAAACACAAACAGAGTATTTAACAAATACAATTGATACTGCAATTACAGCGTTACAAAATATTTCAAACCAATGGTACACAATGGGATCAAAATATAATTCTTTACTTCAAAATGTGGATTCAATTAGTCCAAACGACCTTGTTTTCATTAAAGAAGATTTAAACATTGCGAAAGATAGCTGGAAAAATATTAAAGACTATGCAGAAAAGATTTATGCTGAAGATATTAAAGTAGTAGATACGAAAAAAGCATAA
- a CDS encoding alpha/beta hydrolase family protein, with the protein MNFWEVVLIVVNFSLLSWILLIGRETKKWSKLATLIAVVMVTVQLLAEGFRWQMIPAYVSPVILILCYLLTGRKKGCRSWGIFIVKTSLLCIYLSVAVALPLLMPVFSFEEPTGPHRIGTKVYHWIDHQRNEAYSKNPTDRRELMVQIWYPTAEKSKGDPEPYIRNRNELSKGLEKTLSIPAFAFSHMELVKSHSFMDLQLSDSENHYPILLFSHGFNGFRNQNTFQVEELASQGYIVLSIDHTFDAAATVFPDGRTAYVQPINLTDEGDSHIKLWEEDVSFVLNQIEKLNQNDETGFFTGRMDTSRIGMFGHSYGGATAAQILAKDSRVKAAINMDGTLYGEIFPESGIGKPFLLMSAEEPDEADPYEVRERYGRGLAGGGMSMVIPHTDHTSLTDLHLFSPLLQSPGENPKEVHRIINEFSLAFFDQYVKQKDDGSTLKRLMTKYPEVNFKVNR; encoded by the coding sequence ATGAATTTCTGGGAAGTTGTTTTGATAGTAGTGAATTTTAGTCTATTGAGTTGGATACTGTTAATAGGCAGAGAAACGAAAAAGTGGTCTAAATTAGCTACTTTGATTGCCGTTGTAATGGTTACAGTTCAGTTATTGGCAGAAGGTTTTAGGTGGCAGATGATTCCGGCATATGTATCCCCAGTTATCTTAATTTTATGCTATTTATTAACTGGGCGGAAAAAGGGCTGTAGAAGTTGGGGTATATTCATAGTTAAGACCTCGTTGCTATGTATCTATTTGTCTGTAGCAGTGGCGCTACCTTTACTTATGCCAGTATTTTCATTTGAAGAACCAACCGGCCCACATAGGATCGGTACGAAGGTATATCATTGGATTGATCATCAGAGAAATGAAGCATATTCGAAAAATCCAACCGATCGGCGCGAACTGATGGTGCAAATTTGGTATCCTACAGCTGAAAAAAGTAAGGGGGATCCAGAACCTTATATTCGTAACAGAAATGAGCTTTCCAAGGGATTGGAAAAAACATTGTCCATTCCTGCATTTGCATTCAGCCACATGGAATTGGTAAAATCTCATTCGTTTATGGATTTACAACTCTCAGATTCAGAGAATCATTATCCCATATTACTTTTCTCTCATGGTTTTAATGGTTTTCGTAATCAAAACACGTTTCAAGTTGAGGAGTTGGCTAGTCAAGGATATATTGTTCTAAGTATCGATCATACCTTTGATGCTGCAGCTACCGTCTTTCCAGATGGTCGAACTGCTTACGTACAGCCCATCAATTTAACTGATGAAGGGGATAGCCACATAAAATTATGGGAGGAAGATGTCAGCTTTGTCCTTAATCAGATAGAGAAACTTAATCAAAACGATGAGACCGGCTTCTTTACAGGAAGAATGGATACTTCGCGAATTGGAATGTTTGGTCACTCTTACGGTGGAGCTACCGCAGCACAAATACTTGCAAAAGATTCTCGTGTCAAAGCAGCTATCAATATGGATGGTACATTGTATGGAGAAATCTTTCCTGAAAGTGGAATTGGAAAACCATTTCTACTCATGAGTGCAGAAGAGCCTGATGAAGCAGATCCCTATGAAGTGAGGGAGCGATATGGACGTGGGTTAGCTGGTGGTGGTATGTCAATGGTCATACCTCATACGGATCATACAAGCCTCACTGATTTACATTTGTTCTCCCCTCTGTTGCAGAGTCCAGGTGAAAATCCAAAGGAAGTTCATCGTATTATCAACGAATTCAGCCTGGCATTTTTTGACCAGTATGTAAAACAGAAGGATGACGGCTCAACCCTTAAAAGGCTGATGACCAAATACCCGGAAGTGAATTTTAAAGTAAACCGATAA
- a CDS encoding GNAT family N-acetyltransferase yields MNQISIVKAVHQSMVGAQLNVMALEYMAFPLAGSEEKNTVEGTFCKLWRQENNRFSHQYAYEAQMDGKTLGMITCYPIPVLNRLAWSTFKQLLSFRKLGFVIYNILNIKMLYSMFTLKEGEDDEFHIGTIALLPESRGLGIGTRLLKFAEEQASLQGFAKCSLTVKKENQLAIKLYQRIGYQITGEINKPKLSLYRMVKNVESYNRL; encoded by the coding sequence ATGAATCAAATCTCTATTGTAAAGGCTGTTCATCAATCCATGGTCGGCGCCCAGTTAAATGTAATGGCATTGGAATACATGGCGTTTCCACTTGCAGGATCTGAGGAGAAGAACACAGTCGAAGGGACATTTTGTAAGCTCTGGCGGCAGGAGAACAACCGTTTTAGTCATCAATACGCTTATGAAGCTCAAATGGACGGGAAAACTTTAGGGATGATTACTTGCTATCCCATACCCGTTTTAAACCGTCTTGCCTGGTCCACTTTTAAACAGCTGCTTTCATTCCGAAAGCTGGGTTTTGTTATTTATAACATTTTGAATATCAAAATGCTTTATTCCATGTTTACCTTGAAGGAGGGAGAAGATGACGAGTTTCACATCGGAACAATTGCCTTATTGCCCGAAAGTCGAGGACTAGGGATAGGTACCAGACTACTTAAGTTTGCCGAGGAACAAGCTTCCCTGCAAGGCTTTGCCAAATGCTCTCTGACGGTAAAGAAAGAGAATCAACTTGCCATTAAATTGTATCAGAGGATAGGCTACCAGATTACAGGCGAAATTAATAAACCAAAGTTATCGTTGTACAGAATGGTCAAAAACGTAGAATCTTACAACCGTTTATAA